The following coding sequences lie in one Leptotrichia hongkongensis genomic window:
- the cysK gene encoding cysteine synthase A, translated as MIYENILDLIGNTPVVKLKFLNEENIADIYVKLEKYNIGGSVKDRAALGMIEAAEKEGKLKPGGTIVEPTSGNTGIALALIGKAKGYRVIIIMPDSMSVERRSILAAYGAELILTEGAKGMKGAIAEAEKLASENGYFLPQQFENPANPAKHYETTAKEILDDFPQIDAFISGVGTAGTLSGVGKRLKEERPGVQVFAVEPSTSAVLSGEQPGKHSQQGLGAGFIPGNYDANLVDGIIKITNEQAIEFATRASKENGLFVGISSGSAIAAAYEVAKKLGKGKKVLAVLPDGGEKYLSVEIFRKSL; from the coding sequence ATGATTTATGAAAATATTTTAGATTTAATTGGAAATACGCCTGTAGTAAAATTGAAATTTTTAAATGAAGAAAATATTGCTGATATTTATGTAAAACTCGAAAAATATAATATTGGTGGAAGTGTAAAGGATAGAGCTGCGCTTGGAATGATAGAAGCAGCTGAAAAAGAGGGAAAATTAAAACCAGGTGGTACAATTGTCGAGCCTACTTCGGGGAATACTGGAATTGCATTGGCATTAATAGGGAAAGCAAAAGGATATAGAGTTATAATCATAATGCCAGATTCGATGAGTGTGGAAAGAAGAAGTATTTTGGCAGCTTATGGAGCTGAATTAATCCTGACTGAAGGTGCAAAAGGTATGAAAGGTGCGATTGCTGAAGCTGAAAAATTAGCATCTGAAAATGGATATTTTTTGCCTCAACAATTTGAAAATCCTGCAAATCCTGCAAAACACTATGAAACTACAGCAAAAGAAATTTTGGATGATTTTCCACAAATTGATGCCTTTATTTCAGGAGTTGGAACTGCTGGAACTTTATCAGGAGTTGGAAAAAGATTAAAAGAAGAAAGACCTGGAGTGCAAGTATTTGCTGTAGAACCTTCAACTTCTGCAGTATTATCAGGAGAACAGCCTGGAAAACATTCTCAACAAGGCCTTGGAGCAGGCTTTATTCCTGGAAACTATGATGCTAATCTTGTAGATGGAATTATAAAAATAACTAATGAACAAGCAATAGAATTTGCAACAAGAGCTTCAAAAGAAAATGGATTATTTGTAGGAATTTCTTCTGGAAGTGCAATTGCAGCGGCTTACGAAGTAGCTAAAAAATTAGGAAAAGGTAAAAAAGTATTAGCCGTTTTACCTGATGGCGGAGAAAAATATCTATCAGTAGAAATATTCAGAAAGAGTCTATAA
- a CDS encoding DUF1934 family protein: MKIKIKSLDKFKENYEKLFELEKIIIVDEKKEYHYKDEYGNCKIVDKIDSIEIYRHGEINFKQIFKKDKNTSFTFITTKFRGKYEIFTKKFEKENGKIMLEYDIIDGNEVINSINLEIQMLDN; encoded by the coding sequence ATGAAAATAAAAATAAAAAGTTTGGATAAATTTAAAGAAAATTATGAAAAGTTATTTGAACTGGAAAAAATAATAATTGTTGATGAAAAAAAAGAATATCATTACAAAGATGAATATGGAAACTGTAAGATTGTTGATAAAATTGATTCCATTGAAATTTATCGACACGGTGAAATCAATTTCAAGCAGATATTCAAAAAAGATAAAAATACTTCGTTTACTTTTATTACAACAAAATTTCGTGGGAAATATGAAATTTTTACAAAAAAATTTGAAAAAGAAAATGGAAAAATAATGCTGGAATATGATATAATAGATGGTAATGAAGTGATAAATAGTATAAATTTAGAAATACAAATGTTAGATAATTAA
- the epsC gene encoding serine O-acetyltransferase EpsC: protein MIIIFKWLISEINNIAEKDPAVKYKIEVFLYPSLHAIINHKIAHFFQKRKLYFFARLISQISRFFTGIEIHPAAKLGNKIFFDHGMGIVVGETAEIGDNCVIYHGVTLGGVSTSKVKRHPTLKNNVSVGAGAKLLGNIVIGNNVRIGANSVVLKDIPDEAVAVGIPARIIPKTEEDYYMWHI from the coding sequence GTGATTATTATTTTTAAATGGTTAATAAGTGAAATAAATAATATTGCAGAAAAAGATCCAGCTGTAAAATATAAAATAGAAGTTTTTCTTTATCCATCATTACATGCTATTATTAATCATAAAATTGCTCATTTTTTTCAAAAACGGAAATTATATTTTTTCGCAAGACTTATTTCTCAAATTTCTCGTTTTTTTACAGGAATAGAAATTCATCCAGCCGCAAAACTAGGAAATAAAATATTCTTTGATCACGGAATGGGAATTGTAGTTGGAGAGACTGCTGAAATAGGAGATAATTGTGTTATATATCATGGTGTAACTCTCGGCGGTGTAAGCACATCCAAAGTCAAACGGCATCCTACACTAAAAAATAACGTTTCTGTAGGAGCTGGAGCAAAATTGCTTGGAAACATAGTAATCGGAAACAACGTAAGAATTGGAGCAAATTCAGTTGTTTTAAAAGATATACCTGATGAAGCTGTAGCAGTCGGAATTCCCGCCAGAATTATTCCAAAAACAGAAGAAGACTATTATATGTGGCATATTTAA
- a CDS encoding flavodoxin: MAKVGIFFGSTTGVTEDIAHKIAEKIDGAEVFNIDGNEDKLEDYDVLLLGASTWGFGDLQDDWAAVVDDLASKDFSGKKVGYFGSGDQGTFSDTFMDGIAIIDEEIQKTGATIIGKTSTEGYEFNESRAAKNKEFLGLALDEVNQSELTDERIDAWVEQIKKEF; this comes from the coding sequence ATGGCAAAAGTAGGAATTTTTTTCGGATCAACAACAGGAGTAACTGAAGATATTGCTCACAAAATTGCAGAAAAAATAGACGGAGCAGAAGTTTTTAATATTGATGGAAATGAGGATAAATTAGAAGATTATGATGTACTGCTTTTAGGAGCTTCTACATGGGGATTTGGAGACTTGCAGGATGACTGGGCGGCGGTTGTTGATGACTTAGCAAGCAAAGACTTTAGCGGAAAAAAAGTAGGATACTTTGGAAGTGGAGATCAAGGTACTTTCTCTGACACATTTATGGATGGAATTGCTATCATTGATGAAGAAATCCAAAAAACTGGTGCAACAATTATTGGAAAAACTTCAACTGAAGGATATGAATTCAATGAATCAAGAGCAGCAAAAAATAAGGAATTTTTAGGACTTGCTTTAGATGAAGTCAATCAATCTGAATTAACAGATGAAAGAATTGACGCATGGGTTGAACAAATCAAAAAAGAATTTTAA
- the lysS gene encoding lysine--tRNA ligase translates to MSNQNHNDNGIIKEKLKKVEELKEIGIEPYGRKYEKLNDIAEINQYDETCDKVFKTAGRIVAFRRMGKNGFGQIQDPTGKIQYYVKKDEVGEEQYEIYKKMGLGDFIGLEGKLFRTNTGELTLRVDSFEVLSKNVRPLPEKFHGLTNIETRYRQRYVDLVMNREVMDTMKKRFQIIRFFRSYLEKHGFTEVETPMMHPVAGGATARPFVTHHNALDMELFLRIAPELYLKRLLVGGFEKVFEINRSFRNEGISIKHNPEFTMMELYQAYADFNDMMDLTEDLISSLTFELHGKYEIEYEDKTINMAKPWRRVTMKDIVKETTGFDFDTVSSDEDAINKAKEMNIPLEKDKTYTKYGILNLIFEEKVEGTLLNPTFITEYPKEISPLSKNQKGETEWVDRFELFISGREFANAYSELNDPRDQKERFEEQVKLKEAGDDEAQGMDLDYIRALEYGMPPAGGLGIGIDRLVMLQTNSASIRDVILFPTLRKEDIEL, encoded by the coding sequence ATGAGCAATCAAAACCACAATGATAATGGTATTATAAAAGAAAAATTAAAAAAAGTAGAAGAACTGAAAGAAATAGGAATTGAACCGTATGGACGAAAATATGAAAAATTAAATGATATTGCAGAAATAAATCAATATGATGAAACTTGTGATAAAGTATTTAAAACAGCGGGAAGAATCGTTGCCTTTAGAAGAATGGGAAAAAATGGATTTGGACAAATTCAGGATCCAACTGGGAAAATTCAATACTATGTAAAAAAAGATGAAGTTGGAGAAGAACAGTACGAAATTTATAAAAAAATGGGACTTGGAGATTTTATTGGACTTGAAGGGAAACTTTTTAGAACGAATACTGGAGAATTGACTTTAAGAGTAGATTCTTTTGAGGTGTTATCTAAAAATGTACGTCCGCTTCCAGAAAAATTTCATGGGTTAACTAATATCGAAACTCGTTACAGACAAAGATACGTGGATCTTGTAATGAACAGGGAAGTTATGGATACTATGAAAAAAAGATTCCAAATTATAAGATTTTTTAGAAGCTATCTTGAAAAACATGGATTTACAGAAGTGGAAACGCCAATGATGCATCCAGTTGCTGGAGGAGCTACAGCCAGACCATTTGTAACACACCATAATGCACTTGATATGGAGCTGTTTTTGAGAATAGCACCTGAATTATACTTAAAAAGACTGCTTGTAGGTGGATTTGAAAAAGTGTTCGAAATAAACAGAAGTTTTAGAAACGAAGGAATTTCAATAAAACATAATCCAGAATTTACAATGATGGAACTATACCAGGCTTATGCTGATTTTAATGATATGATGGACTTGACAGAAGATTTGATTTCAAGCTTGACATTTGAGCTTCATGGTAAATATGAGATTGAATATGAAGATAAGACTATTAATATGGCAAAGCCTTGGAGACGTGTTACAATGAAGGACATTGTAAAAGAAACAACTGGATTTGATTTTGATACAGTTAGTAGCGATGAAGATGCTATAAATAAAGCGAAAGAAATGAATATTCCGCTAGAAAAAGACAAAACTTATACAAAATATGGAATTTTAAACTTGATATTTGAAGAAAAAGTCGAGGGAACTTTATTAAACCCAACATTTATTACAGAATATCCAAAAGAAATTTCTCCGCTTTCAAAAAACCAAAAAGGTGAAACTGAATGGGTAGACAGATTTGAATTATTTATTTCAGGAAGAGAGTTTGCCAATGCTTATTCAGAATTAAATGATCCAAGAGATCAGAAGGAAAGATTTGAAGAACAGGTGAAATTGAAGGAAGCTGGAGATGATGAAGCTCAAGGAATGGATTTAGACTATATCCGTGCCTTAGAATATGGAATGCCACCAGCAGGAGGGCTTGGAATAGGAATTGACAGACTAGTTATGTTACAGACGAATTCTGCTTCAATTAGAGATGTTATTTTATTCCCAACTTTAAGAAAAGAAGATATTGAATTATAA
- the rfbA gene encoding glucose-1-phosphate thymidylyltransferase RfbA: MKGIILAGGSGTRLYPLTKSISKQIIPIYDKPMIYYPLSVLMLANIKDILIISTPRDLPLFKELLGDGSDLGISLKYQVQEKPNGLAEAFLIGEEFIGNDNVALILGDNIFYGSGFSGLVEQAANLTKGATIFGYPVKDPRAYGVVEFDENGKAISLEEKPKEPKSNYAIPGLYFYDNTVIEKAKNVKPSARGELEITAMNEMYLSEGTLNVKNLGRGTAWLDTGTHESLLEAANYVEAIQKRQGLFIACVEEIAYQKGWITKEKLKNLAEYLIKTEYGKYLLNLINK; encoded by the coding sequence ATGAAAGGAATTATTTTAGCTGGAGGTAGTGGAACTAGACTCTATCCATTAACAAAATCAATTTCAAAACAAATCATACCAATTTATGATAAACCTATGATTTATTATCCTTTATCTGTACTTATGCTTGCAAATATAAAGGATATTTTGATTATTTCTACACCAAGGGATTTGCCTTTATTTAAAGAACTTTTAGGAGATGGAAGTGATTTGGGGATATCTTTAAAATATCAAGTGCAAGAAAAGCCTAATGGACTTGCAGAAGCTTTTTTAATTGGTGAAGAATTTATTGGTAATGATAACGTAGCTTTAATTTTAGGAGATAACATATTTTACGGTAGCGGATTTTCTGGGTTAGTTGAACAGGCCGCTAATTTAACAAAAGGAGCTACAATATTTGGATATCCTGTAAAAGATCCCAGAGCTTATGGAGTTGTAGAATTTGATGAAAATGGAAAAGCCATTTCATTAGAAGAAAAACCAAAAGAACCTAAATCAAATTATGCGATTCCAGGTTTATATTTCTATGACAATACAGTTATCGAAAAAGCAAAAAATGTAAAACCATCCGCAAGAGGTGAACTAGAAATAACAGCTATGAACGAAATGTATCTTTCTGAAGGAACATTGAATGTTAAAAATCTTGGAAGAGGTACAGCTTGGCTAGATACAGGTACTCATGAATCTTTGCTAGAAGCAGCTAATTATGTGGAAGCTATACAAAAGAGGCAGGGATTATTTATTGCTTGTGTTGAAGAAATTGCTTATCAAAAGGGATGGATTACAAAAGAGAAATTAAAAAATTTAGCAGAATATCTCATTAAAACAGAATATGGGAAATATCTGTTAAATTTAATTAACAAATAA
- a CDS encoding 23S rRNA (pseudouridine(1915)-N(3))-methyltransferase RlmH, with amino-acid sequence MIRINVVCIGKIKEKYIKEGINEFLKRLSKYIKLEIIELAEEDDNKGIENAINSETERIINAISKKSYSYNILLDLKGKMLDSEEMAQKIEEISMTSSEINFIIGGSNGVNDNLRKIVDFRLCFSPMTFPHQLMRLILTEQLYRWVSINNNIKYHK; translated from the coding sequence ATGATAAGAATTAATGTAGTGTGTATTGGAAAAATAAAAGAAAAATATATAAAAGAGGGAATAAATGAATTTTTAAAAAGGTTATCAAAGTACATTAAACTCGAAATTATAGAACTTGCTGAAGAAGATGATAACAAAGGTATTGAAAATGCAATAAATTCTGAGACTGAAAGAATAATAAATGCAATCTCAAAAAAAAGTTATTCATACAATATTTTACTTGATTTAAAAGGAAAAATGCTTGATTCAGAAGAAATGGCACAAAAAATTGAAGAAATTTCTATGACAAGTAGTGAAATTAATTTTATAATAGGCGGTTCAAATGGTGTAAATGATAATTTACGAAAAATTGTGGATTTCAGATTATGTTTTTCGCCAATGACTTTTCCACATCAACTTATGCGATTAATTTTAACAGAGCAACTATACAGATGGGTTTCAATTAATAATAATATAAAATATCATAAATAA
- a CDS encoding sugar transferase — MKLNKDIRIRILYIFVLYIIYSFLLDKYDYVAKYLTNFIFILFIFVKFIFGQLDFYAERFRYKDVFITLGIDLIFSGMLYAFWKRIDIIYIYVLIFVFQVIFRKIICSIYMKKQNVLIFGSNHIENNIQEDIINTLDYNYIGYISNNKSKATKYLIGNYNEMEKIIAKNNVDILVIVKDIKSSDFKKYLKRIFDLKINGLKIMTYEEFNEDIQKKIDINQINEEWLLESNGFDILNNEMQKNIKRGMDLILALILMVILSPLALITAIIIKFESKGPVIFKQTRIGENMKPFRVYKFRSMRLHDPDKYSKYTLDNDTRVTKFGKFMRKTRIDELPQLWNILKGTMSFIGPRPEWDILAKDYAKQINYYNLRHLIKPGITGWAQVMFPYGESLDDAKKKLEYDLYYLKHQDLVLDVLIVAKTVKAVLFGKGK, encoded by the coding sequence ATGAAATTAAATAAAGATATTCGGATACGTATATTATATATATTTGTTTTATATATAATATATAGTTTTTTACTGGATAAATATGATTATGTAGCAAAATATCTAACTAATTTTATATTTATCCTGTTTATATTTGTAAAATTTATATTTGGACAGTTGGATTTTTATGCAGAACGTTTTAGATATAAAGATGTTTTTATAACTTTAGGAATTGATTTGATATTTTCAGGGATGCTTTATGCTTTTTGGAAAAGAATTGATATTATTTATATATATGTATTAATATTTGTATTTCAAGTGATTTTTAGAAAAATTATATGTTCCATTTATATGAAAAAGCAAAATGTATTAATATTTGGTTCAAATCACATAGAAAACAACATTCAGGAAGATATTATAAATACATTAGACTACAATTATATTGGTTATATTTCAAATAATAAAAGCAAAGCAACAAAATATCTTATTGGAAATTACAACGAAATGGAAAAAATCATTGCTAAAAATAATGTTGATATTCTAGTAATTGTAAAAGATATAAAAAGTTCTGATTTCAAAAAATATTTAAAACGCATATTTGATTTAAAAATCAACGGACTAAAAATAATGACTTATGAAGAATTTAACGAAGATATTCAAAAAAAAATTGATATAAATCAAATAAATGAAGAATGGCTTTTGGAATCAAACGGATTTGATATTCTAAATAATGAAATGCAAAAAAATATAAAACGAGGGATGGATTTAATACTGGCATTAATTTTGATGGTTATTCTTTCCCCACTTGCATTAATTACAGCAATAATTATTAAATTTGAATCTAAAGGGCCAGTTATATTCAAACAGACAAGAATAGGTGAAAATATGAAACCTTTCAGAGTTTATAAGTTTAGAAGTATGAGATTACATGATCCTGATAAATATTCAAAATATACTCTAGATAATGATACAAGAGTTACAAAATTTGGTAAGTTTATGAGAAAAACAAGGATTGACGAGTTGCCACAACTTTGGAATATCTTAAAAGGTACAATGAGTTTTATTGGTCCACGTCCAGAGTGGGACATACTTGCAAAAGATTATGCAAAACAGATAAATTATTATAATCTAAGACATCTTATAAAACCTGGAATAACAGGTTGGGCACAAGTAATGTTCCCGTATGGTGAAAGTTTAGATGACGCAAAAAAAAAGCTTGAATATGATTTATATTACTTAAAACATCAAGATTTAGTGCTGGATGTATTAATTGTTGCAAAAACAGTTAAGGCTGTTTTGTTTGGGAAAGGTAAATGA
- a CDS encoding M3 family oligoendopeptidase: protein MNFNDYKYEHLDLEKIKGQFSELIDSFERAENVEGQIEAFDKIIKLRNHIETMQTLVSIRHSIDTNDEFYDKENEYMDEISPILFGFTNDFYKALVNSKFKDELIKKYGKLLFDLAENTLKVFSNEIIPDAQEENRLSSKYSKLIASAKIDFDGKELNLSQMVPYTQSKDRNVRIEAAKKVAQFFAENQEEFDNIYDSLVKVRTKMAQKMGYKNYVEFGYKQLSRLEYDAKMVEGYRNQVLENIVPLHTELRKRQEKRLGLEKLRFYDEAIKFNSGNADPHGSPEWILNHGKTMYKELSKETDEFFTFMTENNLLDLLSKKGKMSGGYCTYIPEYKAPFIFANFNGTAHDIDVLTHEAGHAFQVYQSRGFEVPEYLWPTYEACEIHSMSMEFLTWPWMKLFFENDTEKYKFIHLSEALLFIPYGVTVDEFQHWVYENPEVTPQERREKWLEIEKKYLPTRDYGEVDELKNGIFWFRQGHIFSSPFYYIDYTLAQVCAFQFWIKSREDREKAWQDYLNLCKLGGSKSFFELMKSANLKNPFEEGTLAAVIPKIKEYLDSVDDMNL, encoded by the coding sequence ATGAATTTCAACGATTACAAATACGAACATTTGGACTTGGAAAAAATAAAAGGACAATTTTCAGAATTAATAGATAGTTTTGAAAGGGCAGAAAATGTGGAGGGACAAATTGAAGCATTTGATAAAATTATAAAGCTGAGAAATCATATTGAAACTATGCAGACACTTGTTTCTATTCGTCATAGCATTGATACAAATGATGAATTTTATGACAAGGAAAATGAATATATGGATGAAATTAGTCCAATTTTATTTGGATTTACTAATGATTTTTATAAAGCGCTTGTCAATTCAAAATTTAAGGATGAACTTATTAAGAAATATGGAAAATTATTGTTTGACTTGGCAGAAAACACATTGAAAGTTTTCTCGAACGAGATTATTCCAGATGCACAGGAAGAAAATAGATTATCTAGCAAATATTCAAAATTAATTGCCAGTGCGAAAATTGATTTTGATGGAAAAGAGCTTAATTTATCGCAAATGGTTCCTTACACTCAATCTAAGGACAGAAATGTGAGAATTGAAGCTGCAAAGAAAGTAGCTCAATTTTTTGCTGAAAATCAAGAAGAATTTGACAATATTTATGATTCGCTTGTAAAAGTGAGAACTAAAATGGCACAGAAAATGGGATACAAAAACTATGTAGAATTTGGATATAAACAACTTTCAAGACTTGAATATGATGCAAAAATGGTGGAAGGTTACAGAAATCAAGTACTTGAAAACATTGTACCACTACATACTGAGCTTCGTAAAAGACAGGAAAAAAGACTGGGATTGGAAAAACTTAGATTTTATGATGAGGCTATAAAATTTAATTCTGGAAATGCTGATCCACACGGTTCACCTGAATGGATTTTAAATCACGGTAAAACAATGTATAAGGAATTGTCGAAGGAAACTGATGAGTTTTTTACATTTATGACTGAAAATAATTTACTTGACTTACTTTCTAAAAAAGGAAAAATGAGTGGAGGATACTGCACTTATATCCCAGAATACAAGGCTCCATTTATTTTTGCCAATTTTAATGGGACTGCACATGATATTGATGTCTTGACGCATGAAGCCGGACATGCTTTTCAAGTTTACCAAAGCCGAGGTTTTGAGGTACCTGAATATTTATGGCCAACTTACGAGGCTTGCGAAATTCATTCAATGAGTATGGAATTTTTGACTTGGCCGTGGATGAAACTATTCTTTGAAAATGATACAGAAAAATATAAATTTATTCATTTGTCAGAAGCTCTTTTATTCATTCCTTATGGGGTAACAGTCGATGAATTTCAGCACTGGGTTTATGAAAATCCAGAAGTTACGCCACAAGAGCGTCGTGAAAAATGGCTTGAAATTGAAAAAAAATATTTACCAACTAGAGATTACGGGGAAGTCGACGAATTGAAAAATGGAATTTTCTGGTTTAGACAAGGGCATATTTTTAGCTCGCCATTTTACTACATCGACTACACTTTAGCCCAAGTCTGTGCTTTCCAATTCTGGATAAAATCAAGAGAAGACAGGGAAAAAGCATGGCAGGATTATCTAAATCTGTGTAAACTTGGAGGAAGCAAATCATTCTTTGAACTTATGAAATCTGCTAATCTGAAAAATCCGTTTGAGGAAGGAACATTAGCAGCTGTAATTCCCAAAATTAAGGAATATTTGGATAGTGTTGATGATATGAATTTGTAA